The Merismopedia glauca CCAP 1448/3 DNA window TTATTGCCGATAATGATGATGGTTCCGAAGTAATTGACCCAGTTACAGGTAGAAGCTGGGATTCACTTTTTGCAAGCACACTCAATGCAGGGCACTACACAGTAGCAGTTTCGATGTATCCCCAATTCCGTGCAGGTAATAACCTTTCTGATGGGTTTAGATATAATACTTCAGGAGGCTCTAATTTTGGCGATCGCACTAGCAATTGGGCTTTTGATGTCTTGAATGCAGATTATGCTAGCAACCCTACAGGCGTTCCTGAACCAACCACCATTCTTGGAACCGTAGTTTTTGGTACTTTAGGCGGTCGGACTTTCTGGAAAAAACGTAAATCTCAAAAAAAGGCTTAAAGAGGTCTTAACTCCAGGATTTATTACCAAAAAGCGAGTAGTTTAAACTACTCGCTTTTACTTTTTTTAAACGGAACTGACTAAAGACCTGACTGGAATTTTCTCTAATGCTTCTAACAACTCATCTCGTCTAGTAAAGCCTTCCAAACGCTTCACTACCTTACCATCTTCAAACAAAATCAGAGTAGGTAGAGTCCTCAAGGTATAGGTTTTGGCTAAGTGAAAATTTTCATCAGGATTAATCCCCACTAATTTGATGTTTTCTCCCCAGCGATCGCGTAAGTTGATTAGCAGTGGGTCGATCGCACGACACAAACCGCACCACGGTGTTCCAAAATGAACGAGGACTGGTGTGGAAGATTCTAAAACTTCTGGTCTAAAATTTTGCTGATTAACAGAAATCATGACGATCCCAAGTTCAATCTGGTTTTAATATCCTACTTGGGATCATGATACATCTCAATCAAAATCTCAAGATCCCCAGGGAAAAAATTTCAACTTTTGTCTGTGAAGAGATGAGGGGGACAAGGGAGCTATGATTTACCAATAGACTCTGGCTGTGACTTCTCTTAACCAAGGGTGTCCATACCAGAGTAAGAGAATAAAAGCTGTAACGCCTAGGTAAGCAGGTCTAAGAAATTCTGACCATTTTAGGCTTTGTTTTCGTTGAATAATTGCCAGAAATGGGATTACCGAAGTTCGATCTTTCACTTGGGTAAAAGCTGCACCATAACGAGCAAACCAACGGCGATCGCCATGCCATACTGCAAATAGATGATGGGCGATTAATCCCAGTGATGTCACGAGGGTAAAACTAGTCCCAATCCACAAAGTGTGAGCAATACACCAAATCACCTGTCCTACCATTTGGGGATGTCTTGTAATCCGAATAATCCCTGTTTCGTAAAGATGTACTTGGGGTTTCTGCACCGCCGCAATTTCTAGTAAGTTAAATGTGGCTGGATACAAGAAATAAAAAGAAATGGCTGATAGTATCCAAACGAAAGATGCAATTCTAGGTACATCTTGCACTTGCCATAACTGCACCCCATCATAGCGATGGTTAATGAAGTAGATAATTAAGATAACAGCCAAAGGGATACTGACTAGAGCAAATAGCACCCGATACCAACGGGCACCTATTTTCGCTTCTCCTATTGGACGTAAGGCAGCTAAGCCGCTATGGGCTAAAGCAAACCCAAATAACATCCCTAGCATAATTAAATGGCTGTTTACCACACAAGTCTCCCACTTGTAAGTTTGAGTTGATGCGATTATAAGCTGCTACGCAGCTTGATTCTATAAAATTAAGTAAATAAACGATTATCCGTTATCTATGCCAGCAAACGCTTATCCTTCTGAATATAAGCCCAAAAAAGTCGAGTAATCCATCTATCAAGATAAAAGATTCTGATTCTATTGTGGATTAGTCAGGGGAAAACTATCAAAAGGGCGCAAATAACTAGAGTTATGTTGCCAAAACTAAAGTTAGTCCCAACCCTCTTCTCGTGTCGTTCCTAAAGGCTGCGCCATCCTACCAACTCC harbors:
- a CDS encoding thioredoxin family protein codes for the protein MISVNQQNFRPEVLESSTPVLVHFGTPWCGLCRAIDPLLINLRDRWGENIKLVGINPDENFHLAKTYTLRTLPTLILFEDGKVVKRLEGFTRRDELLEALEKIPVRSLVSSV
- a CDS encoding NnrU family protein, whose product is MLGMLFGFALAHSGLAALRPIGEAKIGARWYRVLFALVSIPLAVILIIYFINHRYDGVQLWQVQDVPRIASFVWILSAISFYFLYPATFNLLEIAAVQKPQVHLYETGIIRITRHPQMVGQVIWCIAHTLWIGTSFTLVTSLGLIAHHLFAVWHGDRRWFARYGAAFTQVKDRTSVIPFLAIIQRKQSLKWSEFLRPAYLGVTAFILLLWYGHPWLREVTARVYW